One Malus domestica chromosome 11, GDT2T_hap1 genomic region harbors:
- the LOC103449115 gene encoding bidirectional sugar transporter SWEET9-like isoform X2, with protein sequence MAAPDAPLLASVFGILGNIVSFMVLLAPLPTFYRIFKKKSTEGFQSIPYAVALFSAMLMLYYAFLKGHAFMLITINSIACVIETSYLVIYMIYAPAKIRIYTAKLLTLFNVGAYGVILFATSLITDPYLRIKIVGWTNVVFSVCVFAAPLSIMRLVIKTRSVEYMSFPLSFCLTLCAVMWFFYGLLLRDLFVAAPNILGFGFGIAQMIMYLVFKKSKKAVLPQYILKEIPNENGVAENDNQLKEEDTNDSKVEDVCSESMTSKVEDARLESMTSKVEDATTEQNESVV encoded by the exons ATGGCAGCCCCTGATGCTCCTCTCTTGGCCTCAGTTTTTGGCATTCTAG GTAACATTGTGTCCTTCATGGTGTTACTAGCTCCACT gcCAACATTTTATAGGATTTTCAAGAAAAAATCAACAGAGGGATTCCAATCTATACCTTATGCAGTGGCACTGTTTAGCGCCATGTTGATGCTCTACTATGCCTTCCTCAAGGGACATGCTTTCATGCTCATCACCATCAATTCCATCGCCTGCGTCATCGAAACAAGTTATCTTGTAATCTACATGATTTATGCACCAGCAAAAATCAGG ATTTATACGGCTAAGCTACTTACCCTTTTCAATGTGGGGGCTTATGGTGTGATCTTATTTGCTACTTCCTTAATCACAGATCCTTATCTGAGGATTAAAATAGTTGGGTGGACTAACGTTGTGTTTTCTGTATGTGTATTTGCTGCTCCTCTTAGTATAATG AGGCTAGTTATTAAAACAAGGAGTGTGGAATACATGTCCTTCCCTTTGTCGTTCTGCTTAACTCTATGCGCTGTGATGTGGTTCTTCTATGGCCTTCTACTAAGAGATTTATTCGTAGCG GCACCAAACATCCTAGGGTTCGGGTTCGGGATTGCGCAGATGATCATGTACCTAGTGttcaagaaatcaaagaaagcCGTCTTACCCCAATATATTCTCAAAGAGATACCAAATGAAAATGGGGTTGCAGAAAATGACAATCAGTTGAAAGAAGAAGACACAAATGACAGCAAGGTTGAAGATGTTTGCTCGGAGAGCATGACAAGCAAG GTCGAAGATGCTCGGTTGGAGAGCATGACAAGCAAGGTTGAAGATGCAACTACAGAACAAAATGAATCAGTTGTGTGA
- the LOC103449115 gene encoding bidirectional sugar transporter SWEET9-like isoform X1: MAAPDAPLLASVFGILGNIVSFMVLLAPLPTFYRIFKKKSTEGFQSIPYAVALFSAMLMLYYAFLKGHAFMLITINSIACVIETSYLVIYMIYAPAKIRIYTAKLLTLFNVGAYGVILFATSLITDPYLRIKIVGWTNVVFSVCVFAAPLSIMRLVIKTRSVEYMSFPLSFCLTLCAVMWFFYGLLLRDLFVAAPNILGFGFGIAQMIMYLVFKKSKKAVLPQYILKEIPNENGVAENDNQLKEEDTNDSKVEDVCSESMTSKVEDARSESMTSKVEDARLESMTSKVEDATTEQNESVV, from the exons ATGGCAGCCCCTGATGCTCCTCTCTTGGCCTCAGTTTTTGGCATTCTAG GTAACATTGTGTCCTTCATGGTGTTACTAGCTCCACT gcCAACATTTTATAGGATTTTCAAGAAAAAATCAACAGAGGGATTCCAATCTATACCTTATGCAGTGGCACTGTTTAGCGCCATGTTGATGCTCTACTATGCCTTCCTCAAGGGACATGCTTTCATGCTCATCACCATCAATTCCATCGCCTGCGTCATCGAAACAAGTTATCTTGTAATCTACATGATTTATGCACCAGCAAAAATCAGG ATTTATACGGCTAAGCTACTTACCCTTTTCAATGTGGGGGCTTATGGTGTGATCTTATTTGCTACTTCCTTAATCACAGATCCTTATCTGAGGATTAAAATAGTTGGGTGGACTAACGTTGTGTTTTCTGTATGTGTATTTGCTGCTCCTCTTAGTATAATG AGGCTAGTTATTAAAACAAGGAGTGTGGAATACATGTCCTTCCCTTTGTCGTTCTGCTTAACTCTATGCGCTGTGATGTGGTTCTTCTATGGCCTTCTACTAAGAGATTTATTCGTAGCG GCACCAAACATCCTAGGGTTCGGGTTCGGGATTGCGCAGATGATCATGTACCTAGTGttcaagaaatcaaagaaagcCGTCTTACCCCAATATATTCTCAAAGAGATACCAAATGAAAATGGGGTTGCAGAAAATGACAATCAGTTGAAAGAAGAAGACACAAATGACAGCAAGGTTGAAGATGTTTGCTCGGAGAGCATGACAAGCAAGGTTGAAGATGCTCGGTCGGAAAGCATGACAAGCAAGGTCGAAGATGCTCGGTTGGAGAGCATGACAAGCAAGGTTGAAGATGCAACTACAGAACAAAATGAATCAGTTGTGTGA
- the LOC103449247 gene encoding aspartic proteinase nepenthesin-1-like yields the protein MTNDLIRPKLQFQLIATYTIQVGLGTFDEAFPADPFKSFYLYIDTGSSLLWNLCEDCQKPPNECFHTKAPPYPNSQSKSYKPLPCGRHPLCKPGQCVGDFCSQDITYLSSSAIRTILAGETFHFLSTSGQTEPIEGIVFGCAYDAKNTQYDWEVSGVLGLGYTPNSFPVQISNLIQGAFSFCLCRDLHTTTYLRFGADIPQPPPGSGSVTPLVLLQDIPYYYVNLQGISVDEQRLQIDPSVFAIRKQGQEGGCVMDNGSTFTSLIRLAYDAVIAFLESYFSKIHDFIRAPSPSDLKLDLCYKWSPPPPLGFEDLPPITFHFENNANLEIAHEDGFIELDGDTPGNEVMCLAIMPNDVRTIIGSLQQANYRFIYDLNGRQLKFTPEDCDKNS from the exons ATGACCAACGATTTGATCCGTCCGAAGCTCCAATTTCAGCTTATTGCAACTTACACTATACAAGTTGGCCTTGGCACTTTCGATGAGGCTTTTCCTGCGGATCCATTCAAATCGTTCTACTTGTACATCGACACCGGGAGCAGCCTCTTATGGAATCTCTGTGAGGATTGTCAAAAGCCTCCAAACGAATGCTTTCATACCAAGGCACCCCCTTACCCTAACAGCCAGTCCAAATCTTATAAGCCTCTCCCTTGCGGTCGGCATCCCCTTTGCAAACCAGGCCAATGCGTCGGGGATTTCTGCTCCCAAGACATTACGTACCTGAGCAGCTCCGCCATCCGTACCATTCTCGCAG GAGAAACTTTCCATTTTTTGTCAACCAGCGGGCAGACGGAGCCCATTGAAGGCATAGTGTTCGGCTGTGCATATGATGCAAAAAACACACAATATGATTGGGAGGTTTCGGGAGTTTTGGGTTTGGGATATACTCCCAATTCGTTTCCAGTCCAAATTTCCAATCTTATTCAAGGAGCATTTTCATTCTGCCTCTGTCGTGATTTGCACACTACAACGTATCTCCGATTTGGTGCGGACATCCCCCAACCGCCACCAGGCAGCGGCAGTGTCACACCACTAGTCCTCCTTCAAGACATACCCTATTACTACGTCAATTTGCAGGGCATAAGCGTGGATGAACAAAGGCTTCAAATCGATCCATCGGTGTTTGCTATACGCAAGCAGGGTCAAGAAGGTGGCTGTGTTATGGACAATGGCAGTACATTTACTTCTCTCATTAGGCTTGCTTATGATGCAGTGATTGCGTTCTTGGAGAGTTATTTTTCGAAGATTCATGACTTCATCAGGGCTCCCAGTCCTTCTGACCTTAAGCTCGACTTGTGCTATAAATGGTCGCCGCCGCCACCTTTGGGGTTCGAGGACCTGCCTCCTATTACCTTTCACTTTGAAAATAATGCTAACCTTGAGATCGCACACGAGGACGGATTTATTGAGTTGGACGGTGATACGCCCGGGAATGAGGTTATGTGTTTGGCGATCATGCCGAATGATGTTCGTACTATTATAGGATCGTTGCAGCAAGCGAATTACAGATTCATATATGATCTTAATGGGAGGCAACTAAAATTTACCCCTGAGGATTGTGATAAGAATTCTTGA